The following proteins are encoded in a genomic region of Methylocella tundrae:
- a CDS encoding HPF/RaiA family ribosome-associated protein, producing the protein MQAPIEIAFQNCDPSEAVRSEILRLAQRLEKFSSRITSCHVAIIREEKRSRHGGPFKVDIRIAMPGHKDVIVNRTHDDKPEREHVMVAVREAFGAAQRQVEDAQRDLRGEVKLHAVEDHGRVAKFLAGEDAGFIETPDGREIYFHRNAVLDDAFDQLRVGSEIRFVEEEGDKGAQASTVRLVGKHHPV; encoded by the coding sequence ATGCAAGCGCCAATCGAGATCGCCTTTCAAAACTGCGACCCTTCGGAAGCTGTTCGATCCGAGATTCTCAGGCTGGCTCAGCGCCTCGAAAAATTCAGCTCCCGAATTACGAGCTGTCATGTCGCAATCATCCGTGAAGAAAAGCGGAGCCGTCACGGCGGACCGTTCAAGGTCGACATCCGAATTGCGATGCCCGGGCACAAGGACGTCATCGTCAACAGGACGCATGATGACAAGCCTGAACGTGAGCATGTCATGGTCGCGGTGAGAGAGGCCTTTGGCGCGGCGCAGCGGCAGGTCGAGGACGCCCAGCGCGATCTGCGCGGCGAGGTGAAACTCCATGCGGTGGAAGATCACGGCCGTGTGGCGAAGTTCCTCGCCGGCGAAGACGCCGGATTCATCGAAACTCCCGATGGGCGCGAGATCTACTTTCATCGCAACGCCGTTCTCGATGACGCTTTCGACCAGCTGAGGGTGGGCTCGGAAATCCGCTTCGTAGAGGAAGAAGGCGACAAAGGCGCGCAGGCGAGCACGGTGCGTCTGGTTGGCAAGCATCATCCTGTCTAG
- a CDS encoding erythromycin esterase family protein — MADIDVAGALRAVGADEAAAVVRDFCEPLPSLDEVDDFGECFDRFGDAKVVLLGEATHGTSQFYRARAAITRRLIERHGFNIVAVEADWPDAARIDRHVRHHPHEASAEEAFARFPTWMWRNVEMHDFVEWLRTHNAKLPSRQRVQFSGLDIYSLGASIAAVLAYLGRVDPQEAMKARQRYGCLTPWQNDPSRYGSATRFLDKSPCEDAVVAQLRELLDNRLIYLRREGDFFDAEQNARIVHTAEHYYRLMYRSATDSWNLRDRHMFDTLARLLTARGNEAKAVVWAHNSHVGNAAATAMGWQGEFNIGESCRAAFGEAAALIGFGTDRGTVAAADDWGGPMRLKTILPCRPDSYERVFRQAFVEKSLTDWRTGDKKELRDVLSKPRLERAIGVVYRPDTELYSHYFEAILPDQFDAYVWFEETTPVTPLSGAKPHGAPDTYPFGL, encoded by the coding sequence ATGGCTGATATCGATGTTGCTGGGGCGCTTCGCGCGGTTGGCGCCGACGAGGCGGCGGCTGTGGTGCGCGATTTCTGCGAGCCCCTGCCCTCCCTCGACGAGGTCGATGATTTCGGCGAGTGCTTCGACCGTTTCGGAGACGCCAAGGTCGTCCTGCTCGGGGAGGCGACGCATGGCACGTCTCAGTTCTACCGCGCCCGCGCGGCCATCACGCGCCGCCTGATCGAACGACATGGCTTCAATATCGTCGCGGTCGAGGCGGATTGGCCCGATGCAGCGCGTATTGACCGCCATGTGCGTCATCACCCGCATGAGGCTTCGGCCGAAGAAGCTTTTGCGCGCTTCCCGACATGGATGTGGCGCAATGTCGAGATGCATGATTTCGTCGAATGGCTGCGAACGCATAATGCAAAGCTGCCGTCGCGGCAGCGCGTTCAGTTCAGTGGCCTCGACATCTACAGTCTTGGCGCCTCGATCGCCGCCGTTCTCGCCTACCTTGGCAGGGTCGATCCTCAGGAGGCGATGAAGGCGCGCCAGCGTTACGGTTGTCTTACCCCCTGGCAGAATGATCCTTCCCGCTACGGCAGCGCGACGCGCTTCCTTGACAAGTCGCCCTGCGAGGACGCCGTCGTTGCGCAATTGCGCGAGCTTCTCGACAACCGGCTCATCTATCTGCGCCGCGAGGGAGATTTTTTTGACGCCGAGCAGAATGCCCGCATCGTCCACACCGCCGAGCATTATTATCGGCTGATGTATCGCAGCGCGACAGACTCCTGGAATTTGCGCGACCGCCACATGTTCGACACGCTTGCGCGCCTTTTGACCGCCCGCGGCAATGAGGCGAAAGCCGTGGTGTGGGCGCATAATTCGCATGTCGGCAATGCGGCGGCGACCGCGATGGGCTGGCAAGGAGAATTCAACATCGGTGAATCGTGCCGCGCCGCGTTTGGCGAAGCAGCAGCGCTGATCGGATTTGGAACCGATCGCGGCACGGTGGCCGCCGCGGATGATTGGGGCGGCCCGATGAGATTGAAGACCATCCTTCCGTGCCGCCCGGACAGCTATGAGCGCGTCTTCCGCCAGGCTTTCGTCGAAAAATCGCTCACCGACTGGCGAACAGGCGACAAGAAGGAACTGCGGGACGTGCTGAGCAAACCACGGCTTGAGCGCGCGATTGGCGTCGTCTACCGGCCAGATACGGAGCTTTACAGTCATTATTTCGAGGCGATCCTGCCCGACCAGTTTGACGCCTATGTCTGGTTTGAGGAGACGACGCCGGTGACGCCGCTCAGCGGTGCAAAGCCACACGGCGCGCCGGACACTTATCCGTTTGGGCTTTGA
- a CDS encoding cytochrome b/b6 domain-containing protein yields the protein MMQQRSDGPIQYTEYFAWDAPTRWFHWINALSVLGLIGTGVVILNDNALGLSASGKIVLKSIHASFGYVMAINLLWRFVWAFFGNRYARWRAIAPGGPGYPAALRGYVMSFLSGQPQQYVGHNPLARIGVSLIFLLLLVQLATGLVIVGTDLFWPPFGHWFAQRVAAPGVDPAAVQPGASAVINEASYQAMRAFRGPFVEIHELAFYALAVVITLHIIAVVSTELHEGGAITSAMFTGRKILTRKPPDAT from the coding sequence ATGATGCAACAAAGGTCTGACGGCCCGATCCAGTACACAGAATATTTTGCGTGGGATGCGCCCACTCGATGGTTTCACTGGATCAACGCGCTTTCCGTGCTCGGACTCATCGGGACAGGGGTCGTGATCCTCAATGATAACGCCCTCGGCCTTTCGGCCAGCGGCAAGATCGTGCTGAAAAGCATACACGCGTCATTCGGCTATGTGATGGCGATCAATCTGCTCTGGCGGTTCGTCTGGGCATTCTTTGGCAATCGTTACGCGAGGTGGCGGGCGATAGCGCCGGGCGGACCCGGTTATCCCGCCGCGCTGCGAGGCTACGTCATGTCTTTCCTGTCCGGGCAGCCGCAACAGTACGTCGGGCATAACCCGCTGGCGCGCATAGGAGTCTCCCTGATCTTCCTGCTGCTCCTCGTGCAGTTAGCTACAGGCCTCGTCATTGTGGGAACCGATCTATTCTGGCCGCCGTTCGGTCACTGGTTTGCGCAGCGGGTGGCCGCGCCGGGCGTCGACCCAGCGGCCGTTCAACCGGGGGCGTCGGCCGTGATCAACGAGGCGTCCTATCAAGCCATGCGCGCTTTTCGTGGACCGTTCGTCGAGATCCACGAGCTTGCATTCTACGCTTTGGCGGTCGTTATCACGCTCCACATTATTGCAGTGGTTTCGACAGAACTTCACGAGGGCGGCGCCATCACGTCCGCGATGTTCACTGGCCGCAAGATCCTTACCCGAAAGCCGCCGGACGCGACGTGA
- a CDS encoding MarR family transcriptional regulator has protein sequence MAFSTSAAQGAGLPSQQHQALLAIKGSPGGQAMTAGLLAERLLIAPHSAAELVGRLVDAGLVTRMTDPEDRRRLTLALAPRAEAILNSLSRIHLKEIRDMAPLLIDVLRALCG, from the coding sequence ATGGCGTTCAGCACGTCGGCGGCGCAGGGCGCGGGTCTGCCCTCGCAACAGCACCAGGCTCTTCTCGCGATAAAAGGAAGCCCGGGCGGACAAGCCATGACCGCGGGACTGCTGGCCGAACGGCTGCTGATCGCGCCGCACTCGGCAGCCGAGCTGGTCGGCCGTCTTGTCGACGCGGGCCTCGTTACCAGGATGACCGATCCGGAGGATCGCCGGCGTCTGACGCTCGCTCTGGCGCCCAGAGCCGAGGCCATCCTCAATTCGCTGAGCCGCATTCATCTAAAGGAAATCAGGGACATGGCGCCGCTGCTCATCGACGTATTGAGAGCTTTGTGTGGATGA
- a CDS encoding chloride channel protein — translation MPQKKKLADFTTDRRVLVLIAMALVVGTGSAFAAWLLIKLIALVTNLVWLGRISTAFVAMGDVPRTPWMALAPCLGGLAVGLMARFGSEKIRGHGIPEAIEAILIGGSRMSPKVAVLKPLSSAISIGTGGPFGAEGPIIMTGGAIGSLFAQFFHLSAAERKTLLVAGAAAGMTAIFGTPIAAVLLAVELLLFEWKPRSFIPVAVSVGVSISWRPMLFQAGPLFPTSFQLTLPWYGLLICAGVGVAAGLQSGLLTALLYKLEDAFERLPIHWMWWPALGGLVVGLGGLIEPRALGVGYDVIGDLLSGHVLAQAVAAILLVKAGIWLVALSSGTSGGVLAPLLILGGALGWLIGLLLPGEPGAWALLGMAAMMGGTMRAPLTGALFALELTGDVHMLTPLLAATVAAYAVTVLLLPRSILTEKIARRGQHVTREYGIDPFELTRASDIMVRTVDTLPADMPLDQAAAFFGASENGRQCYPVVEPNGRLVGAASRADALRWQAEGRHPAATLNDAVSDASIPVAHPDDVVGRVADLMIAANVGRVPIVDPESGVLVGLIARKDLLRLRSASSSLEHDRRAYFGRATPLPIERRQPTGSN, via the coding sequence ATGCCCCAGAAGAAAAAACTTGCGGATTTCACCACCGACCGGCGCGTCCTCGTCTTGATCGCCATGGCTCTCGTCGTCGGGACGGGTAGCGCGTTCGCGGCTTGGCTTCTCATAAAGTTGATCGCTCTCGTCACCAATCTCGTCTGGCTTGGCCGGATCAGCACAGCCTTCGTCGCGATGGGCGACGTCCCGCGCACGCCATGGATGGCGTTGGCCCCCTGCCTTGGCGGCCTGGCGGTTGGCTTGATGGCGCGTTTCGGATCGGAGAAAATCCGCGGGCATGGCATCCCGGAGGCGATCGAGGCGATCCTGATCGGCGGCAGCCGCATGTCTCCCAAGGTTGCAGTTCTGAAGCCTTTGTCCTCGGCGATCTCGATCGGCACGGGCGGCCCTTTCGGCGCGGAGGGGCCGATCATCATGACCGGCGGGGCGATTGGTTCACTGTTCGCCCAGTTCTTTCATCTCAGCGCCGCGGAGCGCAAGACGCTTCTCGTGGCCGGCGCGGCGGCCGGCATGACGGCGATCTTCGGCACGCCCATCGCCGCCGTGCTGCTGGCGGTCGAACTGCTGCTCTTTGAATGGAAGCCCCGCAGCTTCATCCCGGTCGCCGTCTCGGTCGGCGTCTCGATCAGCTGGAGGCCGATGCTGTTTCAGGCAGGGCCGCTGTTCCCCACCAGCTTTCAGCTGACGCTGCCATGGTACGGGCTACTGATTTGCGCCGGCGTCGGCGTCGCTGCCGGTTTGCAGTCGGGGCTGCTCACCGCCCTGCTGTACAAGCTTGAAGACGCGTTCGAGCGGCTGCCGATCCACTGGATGTGGTGGCCCGCCCTCGGCGGTCTCGTGGTCGGGCTCGGCGGCCTGATCGAGCCGCGCGCGCTCGGGGTCGGCTACGACGTCATTGGCGATCTTTTGAGCGGGCATGTTCTGGCGCAGGCGGTAGCGGCCATTCTGCTCGTCAAGGCCGGCATCTGGCTCGTCGCCCTTTCGTCAGGGACGTCAGGGGGCGTGCTCGCCCCCTTGCTGATCCTGGGCGGCGCGCTGGGCTGGCTCATCGGGCTGCTGCTGCCCGGCGAACCCGGCGCCTGGGCGCTGCTCGGCATGGCGGCGATGATGGGCGGCACGATGCGCGCGCCGCTCACCGGAGCTTTGTTCGCGCTCGAACTCACTGGCGACGTTCACATGCTGACGCCTTTACTGGCGGCGACGGTCGCCGCCTACGCCGTTACAGTGCTGCTGCTCCCCCGCTCGATCCTCACCGAAAAAATCGCGCGCCGCGGCCAGCATGTGACACGCGAATACGGAATAGATCCTTTCGAGCTCACGCGGGCGTCCGACATCATGGTCAGGACCGTGGATACCCTGCCAGCGGATATGCCGCTCGACCAGGCAGCCGCCTTTTTCGGCGCGAGCGAGAACGGACGCCAGTGCTACCCGGTCGTAGAGCCGAATGGACGCCTTGTCGGCGCGGCGTCGCGCGCCGACGCCTTGCGTTGGCAGGCCGAGGGGCGCCATCCCGCCGCCACCCTGAACGATGCTGTCTCCGACGCCTCCATCCCGGTCGCGCATCCTGACGATGTGGTTGGCCGCGTCGCCGATCTGATGATCGCCGCCAACGTTGGACGCGTGCCGATCGTCGACCCCGAAAGCGGCGTTCTCGTCGGCCTCATCGCCCGAAAGGATCTGCTCCGACTGCGAAGCGCAAGCAGCTCTCTCGAACATGATCGCCGCGCATATTTTGGCCGCGCCACACCTCTTCCCATCGAGCGGCGCCAGCCGACTGGATCAAATTGA
- a CDS encoding ABC transporter permease — translation MAAPAAPRWLLVSLALQNLGRRKSRTGLLLAAVAVSSAIVFAGAVTMRSIETSMEIGFSRLGADLMVVAQDALTNITVALLTVEPTGQTVDANLLERAAIAGIGKATPQRVFRTTRSGLGGHGENVDLIGFDPASDFTVQPWISERLGRAMGPDDVILGAAQNLPLGSEITIFGKPFRVFAKLGRTGAGTHERGYFMRSSSLLALAPAIRERTGEVAPMLDPGKVTGFLIELAPGASELQVRFALLSKLSGVKVVSGGSLLTGIRQSLTALLAGALALVALMFASTAVMVSMLFSAIVSERRRELGLLKAVGARRSQIVGMIVIEAVAATGAGGAIGVLLGMLLLRLFERSLVYHLLQMGIPFLWLDRASTVLVALACLGGAALIGAVGALAPAWRASRHEPYDLIRGEG, via the coding sequence GTGGCAGCTCCCGCCGCTCCCCGCTGGCTGCTGGTTAGCCTCGCGCTGCAGAATCTCGGCCGCCGCAAGTCGCGCACCGGCCTGCTGCTCGCCGCGGTCGCCGTCAGCAGCGCCATTGTCTTCGCCGGCGCCGTGACGATGCGAAGCATCGAGACCAGCATGGAGATCGGATTCAGCCGGCTCGGCGCCGATCTGATGGTGGTGGCGCAGGACGCGCTCACCAACATCACGGTCGCGCTGCTGACGGTCGAACCGACCGGCCAGACTGTCGACGCCAATCTCCTCGAGCGCGCCGCAATCGCCGGCATTGGCAAGGCGACGCCTCAGCGCGTTTTTCGCACCACACGATCGGGCTTGGGAGGCCACGGGGAAAACGTGGATCTCATCGGCTTCGATCCCGCAAGCGACTTCACCGTCCAGCCCTGGATTTCGGAGCGGCTCGGGCGCGCGATGGGGCCGGACGACGTCATCCTCGGGGCCGCCCAGAACCTGCCTCTCGGCTCCGAAATCACGATCTTCGGCAAGCCATTCCGCGTTTTCGCAAAGCTTGGGCGCACCGGAGCCGGGACGCATGAACGCGGATATTTTATGCGCTCGTCAAGTCTGTTGGCTCTTGCGCCCGCGATTCGCGAACGCACTGGCGAAGTCGCGCCCATGCTGGATCCGGGCAAGGTCACGGGATTTCTTATCGAGCTGGCGCCTGGCGCCAGCGAGCTGCAGGTGCGTTTTGCCCTGCTGTCCAAGCTCTCGGGCGTCAAGGTGGTCAGCGGAGGATCGCTGCTTACCGGCATCCGCCAGAGTCTCACGGCCCTGCTCGCTGGCGCGCTCGCGCTCGTCGCGCTGATGTTTGCAAGCACAGCCGTGATGGTGAGCATGCTGTTTTCGGCCATCGTCTCCGAACGACGGCGCGAACTCGGCTTGCTCAAGGCTGTCGGCGCACGGCGTTCGCAGATCGTCGGAATGATAGTGATTGAGGCCGTGGCGGCAACTGGCGCAGGCGGCGCCATCGGCGTGCTGCTCGGCATGCTTCTGCTGCGGCTGTTCGAGCGGTCATTGGTCTATCACCTGTTGCAGATGGGGATTCCGTTTCTCTGGCTTGACCGCGCGAGCACTGTGCTCGTCGCGCTCGCCTGCCTCGGCGGCGCGGCGCTCATTGGAGCCGTCGGCGCGCTGGCGCCGGCGTGGCGGGCCAGCCGCCACGAACCCTACGACCTTATTCGCGGCGAGGGCTGA
- a CDS encoding ABC transporter ATP-binding protein: MLNCLALTKTYRSDRGQVDAVRGVDLEVGAGRYAAIIGRSGSGKSSLMAMIGGLSRPTSGKILIEGADLWSLGDDALAHFRNRRIGYVFQFASLLPTLRAIDNVALPLLLDRSGEQKDPYARASRLLNDVGLGAYLDAYPPEMSAGEQRRVAIARALINDPALLLADEPTSDLDEQTEREIMTLLLQVNRERGATLILVTHNLALAAGAEQIVQMADGVIAMSRARG; encoded by the coding sequence GTGCTGAACTGCCTCGCCCTCACCAAGACCTATCGCTCGGACCGGGGCCAAGTGGATGCCGTGCGCGGCGTCGATCTCGAAGTCGGCGCCGGGCGATATGCGGCGATCATCGGCCGTTCGGGCTCCGGCAAATCCTCCCTCATGGCAATGATCGGCGGGCTGAGCCGACCGACATCGGGCAAGATTTTGATCGAAGGCGCTGACCTCTGGTCGCTCGGCGACGACGCCCTGGCGCATTTTCGCAACCGCCGGATCGGCTACGTCTTCCAGTTCGCGAGCCTGCTGCCGACGCTGCGTGCGATCGACAACGTCGCCTTGCCCCTCCTGCTCGATCGCAGCGGCGAGCAAAAGGATCCCTATGCGCGCGCTTCCCGGCTCCTGAACGACGTTGGACTTGGCGCCTACCTTGACGCCTATCCCCCGGAGATGTCCGCCGGCGAGCAGCGGCGCGTGGCGATCGCGCGGGCGCTGATCAATGATCCAGCCCTGCTGCTCGCCGACGAACCAACGTCTGATCTCGACGAACAAACCGAACGCGAAATCATGACGCTGTTGTTGCAGGTCAATCGCGAGCGGGGCGCCACGCTGATCCTCGTGACGCACAATCTCGCTTTGGCCGCGGGGGCCGAACAGATTGTGCAGATGGCCGATGGCGTCATCGCCATGAGCCGCGCGAGGGGCTGA
- a CDS encoding cytochrome-c peroxidase, whose protein sequence is MAKSISAAFLSVAYLIASPAMAAEDLLTKAKQLFEPIPTTAPNLPGNPATPAKVELGKMLFFDPRLSASHAISCNSCHNLGLGGADAESKSIGHHWQLGGRNAPTVFNAVFNKAQFWDGRAKDLEEQAGGPMMNPVEMASPKAHVAEQLKGVPGYGEVFAKAFPGEADPTTLANVQKAIAVFEATLITPNAPFDRFLKGEADALSAPQKEGLALFMDKGCSNCHNGVNVGGGMYAPFGVVEKPGAELLPPADKGRFMVSKTPSDEYVFKVPTLRNIALTAPYFHTGKAWDLRQAVAVMGTSQLGVSLSDDEVDKITAFLASLTGDQPTVTYPILPPSGAATPQPEP, encoded by the coding sequence ATGGCAAAAAGCATTTCTGCCGCCTTCCTTTCCGTCGCTTATCTCATCGCCTCTCCCGCCATGGCCGCTGAGGATCTGCTGACGAAGGCGAAGCAGCTGTTCGAGCCGATTCCGACAACCGCGCCGAATTTGCCCGGCAACCCGGCGACCCCCGCCAAGGTTGAACTTGGCAAAATGCTCTTCTTCGACCCGCGATTGTCCGCGAGCCATGCCATCAGCTGCAACTCCTGTCATAATCTGGGACTTGGCGGAGCTGATGCGGAATCGAAATCTATCGGCCATCACTGGCAGTTGGGCGGCCGGAACGCGCCGACGGTTTTTAATGCGGTCTTCAACAAGGCCCAGTTCTGGGACGGGCGGGCCAAGGATCTCGAGGAGCAGGCTGGCGGGCCGATGATGAATCCGGTCGAGATGGCGTCGCCGAAAGCGCATGTGGCCGAACAGCTCAAGGGCGTCCCCGGTTATGGCGAGGTCTTCGCCAAGGCGTTCCCGGGTGAGGCGGACCCGACCACGCTCGCCAATGTGCAGAAGGCTATCGCCGTTTTTGAAGCCACGCTGATCACGCCAAATGCGCCGTTCGATCGTTTTCTCAAAGGTGAGGCCGACGCGCTTTCGGCGCCGCAAAAGGAGGGCCTGGCGCTGTTCATGGATAAGGGATGCTCGAATTGCCACAATGGCGTCAACGTGGGAGGCGGCATGTACGCTCCGTTCGGAGTGGTTGAGAAGCCGGGCGCGGAACTGCTGCCGCCCGCCGACAAGGGCCGCTTCATGGTCAGCAAGACGCCGAGCGACGAATATGTTTTCAAGGTGCCGACGCTGCGCAACATTGCCTTGACGGCGCCCTATTTTCACACCGGCAAAGCCTGGGATTTGCGTCAGGCGGTGGCGGTCATGGGCACAAGCCAGCTCGGCGTCTCGCTCAGCGACGATGAGGTGGACAAGATCACAGCCTTCCTCGCCAGCCTGACGGGAGACCAGCCGACTGTGACCTACCCGATCTTACCGCCCAGCGGCGCAGCCACGCCGCAACCGGAGCCGTGA